Proteins encoded in a region of the Oscillospiraceae bacterium MB24-C1 genome:
- a CDS encoding aromatic acid exporter family protein gives MLSQKNSLFILPKIGMRNLKTAIAATLCALTYAIVDRNPTFACMSAVFAMNTNLKSSVKTGGNRLWGTIIGGFTGMLFFYLFKQFPLLFPHSELLSESIFLFTGIIVMILISQFFGVNDSIPSGSVVFYIVMLLTPDEDYITYPLNRMLDTGIGVMMSILVNIALPRELFERFMSKKALDEKILSLERQRECIDRSIDTHVAQLEALERRKNHS, from the coding sequence ATGTTATCCCAAAAGAATTCGTTATTTATTCTTCCCAAAATAGGCATGAGAAATCTTAAAACAGCCATTGCCGCCACCCTTTGCGCACTTACTTACGCGATTGTCGACCGCAATCCCACCTTTGCCTGCATGAGCGCAGTGTTTGCGATGAACACCAATTTAAAAAGCTCCGTTAAAACAGGTGGTAACCGGTTATGGGGCACCATCATAGGCGGTTTTACCGGGATGCTGTTTTTTTATCTTTTTAAGCAGTTCCCTTTGCTTTTTCCACATTCCGAGCTTCTTTCGGAATCAATCTTTCTGTTTACGGGCATTATAGTGATGATTTTAATCAGCCAGTTTTTCGGCGTGAACGATTCTATCCCTTCCGGCTCGGTTGTTTTCTATATTGTTATGCTTCTGACGCCTGACGAGGACTATATCACCTATCCGCTCAACAGAATGCTGGACACAGGTATAGGTGTTATGATGTCCATACTGGTGAACATTGCCCTGCCGCGTGAGTTGTTCGAACGCTTCATGTCAAAAAAGGCACTGGACGAAAAAATTCTGTCGTTGGAGCGGCAGCGTGAATGCATTGATCGCTCAATAGACACACATGTAGCGCAGCTTGAGGCACTAGAACGTCGCAAAAATCATTCTTGA